GGCGCCTCCTGCCCGCCGCCCCCTGCGCCCCGCGGCCTGGCCGCGTCCTGGCGTCGTCCCGCAGCGGGCAAACGGGTGGCGGCGCCGGAGCAAACCTGTACGAGGTGCTGGGGGTGGCGGCCACGGCCACGGCGGCGCAGATCAAGACCGCGTACTACGAGCAGTCGTTCCGCTACCACCCCGACCGCAAcgccggcagcgccgccgccgccgcccgcttCGCCGCCGTTAGCGAGGCCTACCGGGTGCTGGGCAGCGCCGCCCTGCGCCGCAAGTACGACCGCGGCCTCCTCAGCCCCGAGGACCTGCGCGGCGCCCCCCAGCCCTcgggccgcccgcccgcccccgccgcgccgcccccccggccccccgccgcccgccggggcTCCGTCCCGCCGCCCTTCGACTTCGACGCCTTCTACCGGGCGCACTatggggagctgctggagcgggAGCGGGTGCTGCGGATGAGGCGGGAGCAGCTGCGGCTCCGCCGGGAGGAGGCTGCGGCCCAGGGGCGCTTCAGGCTCCTCTCTGACCTCTCCGTCGGGCTCTTCTTTGTCGTGAGCTTCGCCATCCTCTACGGCCTCAAGTGAAAGCAGGGCCacagcggggctgggcagccACCGGGGCACCCACCCGGCTCCACTGCTGCGGTGGGAAGGAGTGTCACCGGCGGGCATGGCAGCTGGGTGGGGGGTGTCCCCTGTACCTACACAGTTAGCAGGTGCTGTGTTGGTGTCTGCTTCTCAGGCTGTGACATTTGCCCCCTGCTGGTGTGACCTTCAGACGCGGTATGTGACCAGCAGGTACCGTGAGCGGGCTCTGCTCCATGGTCTTTGACCTCACACTCTGCCTGTGTGACCTTCAGACACAGAGCGCATCTGGCAGACGTGTGGTTGTGATGTGACCTCCACGACTATGACCTGCAGACCACGTGTGACCGCTGGATACCGCGGGTGGGTTCCGCTCCACGGGCTGTGATGTGCCCCTGCCACCCGTGTGACCTTGCTGATGTGACGTAGGGGCTCAACAAGCTGCGATGTGCCCTCTGTGCCGATACGGCCTGCAGACACAGTGCCTGACAGGTAAATGCGGTTCATGGACTCTGCTTTGTGGACTGTGacctgtcccctcctgctgtTTGACCTTGGTGGGACCC
The Caloenas nicobarica isolate bCalNic1 chromosome 17, bCalNic1.hap1, whole genome shotgun sequence genome window above contains:
- the DNAJC30 gene encoding dnaJ homolog subfamily C member 30, mitochondrial; protein product: MEPAALGRLRRLLPAAPCAPRPGRVLASSRSGQTGGGAGANLYEVLGVAATATAAQIKTAYYEQSFRYHPDRNAGSAAAAARFAAVSEAYRVLGSAALRRKYDRGLLSPEDLRGAPQPSGRPPAPAAPPPRPPAARRGSVPPPFDFDAFYRAHYGELLERERVLRMRREQLRLRREEAAAQGRFRLLSDLSVGLFFVVSFAILYGLK